One Setaria italica strain Yugu1 chromosome I, Setaria_italica_v2.0, whole genome shotgun sequence DNA window includes the following coding sequences:
- the LOC101771126 gene encoding uncharacterized protein LOC101771126, protein MTTMVLPVPNPLRSSPILRPRCTTTAGSAAAAARTPSIQPLPDELQLVAEVRSPHNHIRVADVSPRAAGHPLAGARLLLLDGPGNIHSLSFPRRAHHCPLTATYFDAFTTLPPLLPRPSLAVLGFGAGSAARALLHFYPDLSVHGWELDSAVLAVARDFFGLAELEKDHAARLFVHVGDALEAEAPPGGFGGALVDLFANGSVLPELQEVDTWQRLSGMVAPEGRMMVNCGGGCVEAEEEGRDGEAVKDATLRAMATAFGKEMVSVLDVDDSWVAMTGPPVTAPEKAAAWKARLPSELRHFVDVWKPYNKKCGE, encoded by the coding sequence ATGACGACGATGGTGCTGCCGGTGCCAAATCCACTCCGAAGCAGCCCAATCCTCCGTCCCCGCTGCACCACCACCGCtggctccgctgccgccgcagcaAGAACCCCCAGTATCCAACCCCTCCCCGACGAGCTCCAGCTCGTCGCGGAGGTCCGCTCCCCGCACAACCACATCCGCGTCGCCGACGTCTCCCCGCGTGCCGCGGGCCACCCCCTGGCCggcgcccgcctcctcctcctcgacggccCCGGCAACATCCACTCCCTCTCTTTCCCTCGCCGCGCCCACCACTGCCCGCTCACAGCCACCTACTTCGACGCTTTCACCACGCTCCCACCACTCCTCCCGCGCCCCTCCCTCGCCGTCCTCGGCTTCGGCGCCGGCTCCGCGGCCCGGGCGCTCCTCCACTTCTACCCGGACCTCTCCGTGCATGGCTGGGAGCTCGActccgccgtcctcgccgtcgcccgcgaCTTCTTCGGCCTCGCCGAGCTCGAGAAGGACCACGCGGCGCGCTTGTTCGTACACGTCGGTGACGCGCTCGAGGCCGAGGCGCCGCCCGGCGGGTTTGGCGGCGCCTTGGTGGACCTGTTCGCCAACGGGAGCGTGCTGCCGGAGCTCCAGGAAGTGGACACATGGCAACGGCTGAGCGGGATGGTGGCGCCGGAAGGGAGGATGATGGTGAACTGCGGCGGTGGGtgcgtggaggcggaggaggaggggagggacgGCGAGGCGGTTAAGGACGCCACCTTGCGAGCCATGGCCACGGCGTTCGGGAAGGAGATGGTGTCGGTGTTGGACGTAGATGACAGCTGGGTGGCGATGACGGGGCCACCCGTGACGGCGCctgagaaggcggcggcgtggaaGGCGCGGCTACCTTCAGAACTGCGGCATTTTGTTGATGTGTGGAAGCCGTATAATAAGAAATGTGGCGAATAA
- the LOC101771522 gene encoding uncharacterized protein LOC101771522 isoform X2: protein MEKKRNSSNLLAPSSLFLPSPPIAHLSSAPPPSLPPPTARLLADRLLIPASCAPSYLPPSLPTMPRPSGGQQRAHAAQPRTGACWGQAARPVPVREEGALRPRRAGPLGLRWFRWSSFLRAASTLQVGCWCSRAELFGWFIRTVGCSPSRKIGRDGGECLGKLIRPCQMKVQLRGSPCLI from the exons ATGGAGAAAAAAAGGAACTCCTCGAACCTTCTGGCTCCCTCGAGCCTcttcctcccgtcgccgccAATCGCTCACCTCTCGTCCGCCCCGCCCCCATCGCTGCCTCCTCCAACTGCTCGCCTTCTTGCGGATCGCCTGCTCATCCCGGCCTCCTGTGCGCCGTCCTacctgcctccctccctccctacgATGCCTCGCCCGTCAGGCGGGCAACAGCGGGCGCACGCAGCGCAGCCCCGCACGGGCGCATGTTGGGGGCAGGCGGCACGCCCCGTGCCAGTACGAGAGGAGGGCGCACTGCGGCCGCGTCGCGCAGGTCCCTTAGGATTACGATGGTTCAGATGGTCTTCGTTCTTGCGAGCGGCCTCAACATTGCAG GTGGGATGTTGGTGTTCCAGAGCTGAGCTCTTTGGATGGTTCATCAGGACGGTTGGATGTTCACCAAGCAG AAAGATTGGAAGAGATGGTGGAGAATGCCTTGGCAAGTTGATTAGGCCTTGCCAAAT GAAAGTTCAGCTTCGTGGCTCGCCATGTCTG atttga
- the LOC101771522 gene encoding uncharacterized protein LOC101771522 isoform X1, with protein sequence MEKKRNSSNLLAPSSLFLPSPPIAHLSSAPPPSLPPPTARLLADRLLIPASCAPSYLPPSLPTMPRPSGGQQRAHAAQPRTGACWGQAARPVPVREEGALRPRRAGPLGLRWFRWSSFLRAASTLQVGCWCSRAELFGWFIRTVGCSPSRKIGRDGGECLGKLIRPCQMYSKLWLPIPLDGKFSFVARHV encoded by the exons ATGGAGAAAAAAAGGAACTCCTCGAACCTTCTGGCTCCCTCGAGCCTcttcctcccgtcgccgccAATCGCTCACCTCTCGTCCGCCCCGCCCCCATCGCTGCCTCCTCCAACTGCTCGCCTTCTTGCGGATCGCCTGCTCATCCCGGCCTCCTGTGCGCCGTCCTacctgcctccctccctccctacgATGCCTCGCCCGTCAGGCGGGCAACAGCGGGCGCACGCAGCGCAGCCCCGCACGGGCGCATGTTGGGGGCAGGCGGCACGCCCCGTGCCAGTACGAGAGGAGGGCGCACTGCGGCCGCGTCGCGCAGGTCCCTTAGGATTACGATGGTTCAGATGGTCTTCGTTCTTGCGAGCGGCCTCAACATTGCAG GTGGGATGTTGGTGTTCCAGAGCTGAGCTCTTTGGATGGTTCATCAGGACGGTTGGATGTTCACCAAGCAG AAAGATTGGAAGAGATGGTGGAGAATGCCTTGGCAAGTTGATTAGGCCTTGCCAAATGTACTCAAAACTCTGGTTGCCCATACCTCTTGATG GAAAGTTCAGCTTCGTGGCTCGCCATGTCTG a